One genomic segment of Paraburkholderia phymatum STM815 includes these proteins:
- a CDS encoding efflux RND transporter permease subunit: protein MKSFNLTEWALSHRAIVLFLILVIGIGGTFSFTRLGQLEDPNFSVPSMTALVIWPGATAQQVQDELLNRMEKKFEQLDHFEKVVTYARQGYGGMTITVKGGTSHADQREAWYQARKKFGDIKLELPDGVVGPIFNDEYGDVTGLLYAVKGDGISQWELTDVAEDIKRQLLKVPMVKKVDIYGKQAKKIYVEFSNERLAALGITPLQIAESLRSQNSVLASGQIDTHDDRVLVRVSGQFSSLDDIRNVPIAAGGRLLKLGDFTSITRGYEDPPIYTVRHNGQQVLMLGITMTDDGNIVDLGKAIDRTIAKVQLELPYGVELERVADQPTVVSESIWEFERSLLEALTIVLAVCLISLGWRTGIVVGISVPIVLGVVALVMLTMGWNLERVSLGSLIIALGLLVDDGIIAVEMMVVKMEEGWDRVKAAAYSYTATAMPRLTGALITAAAFMPIGFAKSTTGEYAGGIFWIVGTAVLFSWVVSGLITPYLAVKMLPEDFGKQHRGGDPYDTAFYRKLRGWIDLALERRWWVIAATVAALAAAIAASRFVPQQFFPNSARPELVVELRLKEGASFAATTEQVKKMEAVLKKDKDVRFFTAYTGAGQPRFYLALNPELPNPGYAVFVVMTKDTQARERVRSRLMGSVNAEFPQAWIRVTRLELGPPVGFPVQFRVVGSGTQKVREIAREVEAVVASSPKVRDVQLDWNDPVRTLRVDLDQDKARALGLAPADVAFVTQTFMNGVTLSHLREREDLIDIVARAVPSERLDLGMLKDINLYTREGTVVPLSQIARVRYELEEPVLWRRNRDMAITVRADVKDGEQGVSVTQEIRPLLKDIEAKLPFGYRIDVGGAVEESDKANRALMAVFPVMLITILTILMLQLQSFSRMTLVFLTAPLGLIGVVAGLFVFQAPLGFVAILGVTALSGMIMRNSVILVDQVQAEIAQGRDTWTAVVDAAVHRTRPVALTAAATVLAMIPLTRSIFWAPMAIAIMGGLTVATLLTIFFMPALYAAWFKVRRNAELKPGDLPRVDAP, encoded by the coding sequence ATGAAGTCGTTCAACCTGACCGAATGGGCGCTGAGTCACCGCGCCATCGTGCTGTTCCTGATCCTCGTGATCGGCATTGGCGGCACGTTCAGCTTCACTAGGCTGGGCCAGCTCGAGGACCCGAATTTTTCGGTGCCCTCGATGACCGCCCTCGTGATCTGGCCCGGTGCCACCGCGCAACAGGTCCAGGACGAGCTACTCAACCGCATGGAGAAGAAGTTCGAGCAACTCGATCATTTCGAGAAGGTCGTGACATATGCGCGCCAGGGATATGGGGGCATGACGATCACCGTGAAGGGCGGCACGTCCCATGCTGACCAGCGCGAAGCCTGGTATCAGGCGCGCAAGAAGTTCGGCGACATCAAGCTCGAACTGCCTGACGGCGTCGTCGGCCCGATTTTCAACGACGAATACGGTGACGTGACGGGGTTGCTCTACGCCGTCAAGGGCGACGGCATCAGCCAGTGGGAGCTGACCGACGTGGCCGAAGACATCAAGCGGCAGCTCCTCAAGGTACCGATGGTGAAAAAGGTGGACATATATGGCAAGCAAGCCAAAAAGATTTATGTCGAGTTTTCGAACGAGCGGCTAGCCGCACTTGGTATCACGCCGCTGCAGATAGCGGAAAGCCTAAGGAGTCAGAACAGCGTATTGGCAAGCGGACAGATCGACACGCATGATGATCGCGTGCTCGTGCGCGTTAGCGGCCAGTTCAGCAGCCTGGACGATATCCGCAACGTTCCGATCGCCGCCGGCGGCCGGTTACTGAAGCTCGGCGACTTTACATCGATCACGCGTGGATATGAAGATCCACCAATCTATACGGTACGGCACAATGGACAACAGGTCCTGATGCTTGGCATCACAATGACCGACGACGGCAACATTGTCGACCTCGGCAAGGCGATCGATCGAACAATCGCAAAGGTGCAGCTCGAGTTGCCCTACGGCGTCGAACTGGAGCGGGTCGCCGATCAACCGACCGTCGTCAGCGAATCGATCTGGGAGTTCGAGCGCTCGCTGCTGGAAGCGCTGACCATCGTGCTCGCGGTCTGCCTGATCAGTCTCGGCTGGCGCACGGGAATCGTTGTCGGGATTTCGGTGCCGATCGTGCTGGGCGTCGTTGCCCTGGTAATGCTTACGATGGGCTGGAATCTCGAGCGCGTCTCGCTTGGGTCTCTGATCATCGCCCTCGGTCTGCTGGTGGACGACGGCATCATCGCGGTTGAGATGATGGTCGTGAAGATGGAGGAAGGATGGGACCGCGTTAAAGCGGCTGCCTACTCCTACACGGCGACTGCGATGCCGCGGCTGACTGGCGCGCTCATCACAGCCGCTGCCTTCATGCCGATCGGGTTCGCCAAGTCTACTACTGGCGAATACGCGGGCGGCATTTTCTGGATCGTCGGCACCGCCGTGCTGTTCTCGTGGGTCGTGTCGGGCCTGATCACGCCGTATCTGGCCGTCAAGATGCTGCCGGAGGACTTCGGCAAGCAGCACCGTGGCGGTGACCCGTATGACACAGCGTTCTATCGCAAGCTGCGCGGCTGGATCGATCTAGCCCTCGAGCGGCGCTGGTGGGTCATCGCGGCAACAGTGGCCGCACTCGCTGCTGCGATTGCCGCAAGCAGGTTCGTGCCACAGCAGTTCTTCCCCAACAGCGCGCGGCCCGAACTGGTCGTCGAACTGCGACTGAAGGAAGGCGCTTCATTTGCAGCGACCACCGAGCAGGTCAAGAAAATGGAAGCGGTGCTGAAGAAGGACAAAGACGTGCGTTTCTTCACAGCCTACACAGGCGCAGGCCAGCCACGCTTTTATCTCGCGCTCAATCCCGAGTTGCCGAACCCTGGCTACGCTGTGTTCGTCGTCATGACGAAGGACACGCAGGCTCGTGAGCGCGTCCGTTCGAGGCTGATGGGGAGCGTGAACGCGGAATTCCCGCAAGCGTGGATTCGCGTCACCCGCCTCGAACTCGGTCCGCCGGTCGGCTTCCCTGTACAGTTCCGTGTCGTCGGCTCCGGGACGCAGAAGGTCCGCGAAATCGCGCGGGAGGTCGAAGCGGTGGTGGCGTCAAGCCCCAAGGTGCGCGACGTCCAGCTCGACTGGAACGACCCGGTTCGGACCCTGAGAGTCGACCTTGATCAGGACAAGGCGCGCGCGCTCGGCCTGGCCCCCGCCGACGTCGCTTTCGTCACCCAGACCTTCATGAACGGCGTAACACTGTCTCACTTGCGAGAGCGCGAAGATCTGATCGACATCGTTGCCCGCGCCGTACCTTCAGAGCGGCTCGACCTGGGCATGCTGAAGGACATCAATCTTTATACACGCGAGGGCACGGTGGTGCCGCTGTCGCAGATCGCGCGCGTGCGCTACGAACTCGAGGAGCCGGTGCTCTGGCGCCGCAACCGCGACATGGCGATCACCGTGCGCGCGGACGTGAAAGACGGCGAGCAGGGCGTGTCGGTGACCCAGGAGATCCGACCGCTTCTGAAGGACATCGAGGCGAAGCTGCCTTTCGGTTACCGCATCGACGTCGGCGGCGCAGTCGAGGAAAGCGACAAGGCCAACCGCGCGCTGATGGCCGTGTTCCCGGTCATGCTGATCACGATTCTGACGATCCTGATGCTCCAGCTGCAGAGTTTCTCGCGTATGACGTTGGTCTTCCTGACTGCCCCGCTGGGGCTGATCGGGGTCGTTGCCGGGCTGTTTGTTTTCCAGGCGCCGCTCGGGTTCGTTGCCATTCTCGGGGTCACCGCCCTGAGTGGGATGATTATGCGCAACTCGGTGATCCTGGTCGATCAGGTGCAGGCGGAAATCGCGCAGGGGCGCGACACCTGGACAGCGGTCGTCGATGCCGCTGTGCACCGGACGCGTCCCGTGGCACTGACTGCGGCGGCTACCGTGCTCGCCATGATTCCCCTGACGCGGAGCATTTTCTGGGCGCCAATGGCGATCGCCATCATGGGCGGCCTCACCGTTGCGACCCTGCTGACGATCTTCTTCATGCCCGCCCTTTACGCGGCTTGGTTCAAGGTCCGCCGCAACGCAGAATTGAAACCTGGAGATCTGCCGCGCGTTGATGCTCCCTGA
- a CDS encoding MlaD family protein, with the protein MNPRPAVVGGFILGAITLGIAAIVFFGGAQLFAKTSNAVVFFGESVAGLDVGSPVTFHGVRIGSVKRIAVHFSSETMTAKIPVYLEFESTNQAVWEGRKFGGRAVDFERAVKAGLRAQLALQSFVTGQLRVDLDFRPGTPAQLTGSVTDAPEIPAIPSDLDQLRNQLAGLPLRELSGSVQQALSSLTRLSDHVDVLLEPLAQSVIRTADAATQTLHATDATVRHVEADATHTLHDLDLLLVDAREQLDARSGELSRTLVTTDRAVRQADTLLESLNDLADPHAQFRGDLEATARDLAVSASRLRSFAETVERHPNALVIGRATR; encoded by the coding sequence ATGAACCCTCGACCGGCGGTTGTGGGCGGATTCATTCTGGGTGCGATTACGCTCGGTATTGCCGCTATCGTGTTCTTCGGGGGCGCACAGCTGTTCGCGAAGACCTCTAACGCCGTGGTGTTTTTTGGTGAATCCGTCGCGGGGCTTGATGTCGGCTCGCCGGTCACCTTCCACGGAGTACGCATTGGTTCAGTCAAGCGCATCGCGGTGCATTTCTCATCCGAGACGATGACAGCGAAAATTCCCGTGTACCTGGAGTTTGAGTCGACAAATCAGGCAGTATGGGAAGGTAGAAAATTTGGTGGCCGCGCTGTCGACTTTGAGCGTGCAGTTAAGGCGGGGCTTAGAGCCCAACTGGCGCTTCAAAGCTTCGTCACCGGTCAACTACGCGTCGATCTCGATTTCAGGCCCGGCACACCGGCGCAGCTGACTGGCTCGGTTACCGACGCTCCGGAGATTCCCGCCATCCCATCCGACCTCGACCAGTTGCGCAATCAGCTTGCGGGGCTGCCTCTACGCGAGCTTTCCGGGTCGGTGCAGCAGGCTTTGTCTTCGCTCACGCGGCTATCGGACCATGTCGATGTCCTACTCGAGCCGCTGGCGCAGAGCGTAATCCGTACCGCGGACGCCGCCACACAGACGTTACACGCGACAGACGCGACGGTACGCCATGTAGAGGCTGACGCGACTCACACGCTGCATGATCTCGATTTGCTGCTAGTCGACGCACGCGAGCAATTGGACGCGCGCAGCGGCGAGCTCAGTCGCACGCTGGTGACCACTGATCGAGCGGTGCGTCAGGCGGACACGCTGCTCGAATCACTCAATGACCTTGCCGATCCGCACGCGCAGTTTCGCGGCGACCTGGAAGCGACCGCACGTGATCTCGCAGTTAGCGCAAGCCGCCTGCGCAGCTTCGCGGAAACGGTCGAGCGACATCCGAATGCCCTCGTCATCGGCCGAGCCACACGATGA
- the ppk2 gene encoding polyphosphate kinase 2: MSEFRNEVKVHGAKAGDRLSNSAYQKELAVLHVELVKLQEWVVRTGARICIVFEGRDGAGKGGVIKAITERVNPRVFRVVALPAPTDREKTQMYLQRYLPHLPAAGEIVLFDRSWYGRAGVERVMGFCTEADVQMFMMATPLVERAFIDSGLILIKYWLEIGAEEQTRRLEARIRDERKIWKLSPMDLESYRRWYDYSRARDAMFSMTDTEYSPWYVAKADSKKRARLNIISHLLSKIPYEALPRKKVSLPKRQKAEGYRESDHHFRYVPEKF, encoded by the coding sequence ATGTCTGAGTTCCGCAATGAGGTGAAGGTGCACGGTGCCAAAGCTGGCGACAGGCTAAGCAACAGCGCGTATCAGAAGGAATTGGCCGTGCTTCATGTTGAACTGGTCAAGCTACAGGAATGGGTGGTGCGAACTGGCGCGAGAATTTGTATCGTGTTCGAGGGGCGTGATGGCGCAGGCAAGGGCGGGGTAATCAAGGCGATCACCGAGCGCGTGAATCCGCGAGTTTTTCGGGTCGTTGCGCTACCAGCACCGACCGATCGGGAAAAAACCCAGATGTACTTGCAGCGCTATCTTCCTCACTTGCCGGCTGCGGGAGAAATCGTACTGTTTGATCGCAGCTGGTATGGTCGAGCAGGTGTCGAGCGGGTCATGGGCTTTTGCACCGAGGCGGATGTCCAGATGTTCATGATGGCCACACCGCTGGTGGAGCGTGCTTTCATTGACTCGGGACTCATCCTCATCAAGTATTGGCTGGAAATCGGCGCTGAAGAGCAGACACGCCGGCTGGAAGCGCGAATTCGCGACGAGCGAAAAATCTGGAAGCTTTCGCCGATGGATCTCGAATCCTATCGCCGCTGGTATGACTACTCACGGGCGCGCGACGCAATGTTTAGCATGACCGATACAGAATACTCGCCTTGGTATGTTGCAAAAGCCGATAGCAAAAAACGCGCGCGCCTGAACATTATCAGCCATCTGCTCAGCAAAATTCCGTACGAGGCTTTGCCGCGTAAGAAGGTTTCGTTGCCCAAACGACAGAAGGCGGAAGGCTATCGCGAATCGGACCACCATTTCAGATATGTGCCCGAGAAGTTTTGA
- a CDS encoding PqiC family protein, translating to MMPVTSFALLRNKLLNRTTRSVLPAVATFAIAACSLSGPPPAEYVISAMPPAAATTISQKGWPIIEVKRVQLPDYLDTTDIVERRGNQLLPRPTGRWSERLSVGMTRALSASLAARLPRMLVTATTPVERPARLLLVDVTAFEWRADRQVVLVARSTIMDGAKREILRIQQVSLTEETDGESDSAIVAAMARAVADLADQLAAGINHDCQTC from the coding sequence ATGATGCCGGTCACCTCATTCGCACTGCTGCGTAACAAATTGCTAAACCGGACTACCCGATCCGTTTTGCCTGCAGTTGCGACCTTCGCCATAGCTGCTTGCAGCCTATCCGGGCCGCCGCCTGCGGAATATGTGATCAGTGCCATGCCGCCCGCCGCCGCGACGACGATCAGCCAGAAGGGTTGGCCGATCATCGAAGTCAAGCGCGTTCAGCTTCCGGATTATCTTGACACGACCGACATCGTGGAGCGAAGAGGCAACCAGCTTCTCCCGCGTCCCACCGGCCGGTGGAGCGAGCGACTGTCAGTCGGCATGACTCGTGCATTGAGTGCTTCGCTTGCGGCGCGTCTGCCCAGGATGCTCGTGACCGCCACGACCCCTGTCGAGCGCCCCGCCAGGCTACTCCTCGTCGACGTAACCGCCTTCGAGTGGAGAGCAGATCGCCAGGTCGTGCTGGTTGCCCGTTCCACCATCATGGATGGCGCAAAACGCGAAATACTGCGCATTCAACAGGTATCCCTGACTGAGGAGACAGATGGTGAAAGCGATAGTGCCATCGTGGCAGCGATGGCGCGGGCTGTCGCCGATCTGGCCGACCAACTCGCGGCCGGAATCAACCATGATTGCCAGACGTGTTGA
- a CDS encoding NAD-binding protein encodes MYRIEEPRLGGLRIQEWRRRAHLAVGMLFLVLLGSTLGIELLDHTDAPVSTKTFTAFWDAVNLITTLGDFSDFNADQKIFMLVAILVTVVIAGYALRQLAGMLSGDDVMIFWENRVMEHKLEALINHVAVCPFGPVGQMVAARLRDAGSTVLVLDSDAKQADKASRLGYMVMLGDQNSFDDILARARLDTASTLFLTGSDPNSNLEITLVAHTLNPALQIVVSGENDLRRMLLRKAGASTVIDQNDIVACAMVGQVDAQPA; translated from the coding sequence ATGTACCGGATCGAGGAACCTCGGCTTGGTGGACTGCGTATCCAGGAATGGAGGCGGCGTGCTCATCTGGCGGTCGGCATGTTGTTTCTGGTGCTGCTGGGATCGACGCTTGGGATTGAGCTACTCGACCACACGGATGCGCCAGTAAGCACGAAGACGTTCACGGCTTTTTGGGATGCGGTCAACCTTATTACAACACTTGGCGATTTCTCAGACTTCAATGCGGACCAGAAGATATTCATGCTGGTCGCCATTCTCGTAACGGTGGTTATTGCTGGATACGCGTTGCGGCAACTAGCCGGCATGTTGTCAGGTGACGACGTGATGATCTTCTGGGAGAACAGAGTCATGGAGCACAAGCTTGAAGCACTGATCAACCATGTCGCGGTTTGCCCGTTTGGCCCGGTTGGCCAGATGGTCGCCGCCCGTCTCCGCGATGCGGGATCGACCGTGCTCGTCCTCGATTCCGATGCGAAGCAGGCCGACAAAGCATCCCGACTGGGATATATGGTTATGCTGGGCGATCAGAATTCGTTCGACGACATACTCGCACGTGCCAGGCTGGATACTGCCAGTACCCTGTTTCTGACGGGCTCCGATCCTAACAGTAATCTGGAGATCACGCTGGTGGCGCACACACTGAATCCGGCGCTCCAGATCGTGGTATCAGGAGAGAACGATCTCCGCAGGATGTTGCTCCGAAAGGCAGGTGCCTCGACCGTCATCGACCAGAACGACATTGTTGCCTGCGCGATGGTCGGGCAGGTTGATGCGCAACCGGCGTAA
- a CDS encoding SulP family inorganic anion transporter produces MGQDSSRHSTGGLRIPVLEWIRDYQKSWMKPDIIAGVSAAAVVVPKAMAYATVAGLPVQVGLYTAFVPMVIYALLGTSRPLSVSTSATIAILTAAALARVVPAGGAADLLRACATLAFLVGAILTLAGLLRLGFVANFISDPVLTGFKAGLAVVIVLDQLPKLLGIHVPKGAFFHNVLGIVIGIPHASMATVAVGLMTAIALVAIERYFPRAPAPLFALACGIGSVSLLGLQFQGVEVVGHVPTGFPAFTMPDLSLVASLGPAAAGIALMSFTETIASGRAFVESGEPVPLANRELVAIGLANMCGALLGSMPAGGGTTQTAVNRLVGARSQLSELVTATVTLGTMLLLGPLIGLMPQATMAAIVIVYSFGLIAPSEFRAIVAVRRTEFLWALVAVLGVVLFGTLPGILTAIVVSLLALAYQTSDPPVYVLRRKPGTNVFRPVSAEHPEDEAFPGLLLLRPEGPIFFANAQRVRQKIRTLIEGSHPQIVALHLRAVSDLEYTALKMLTEAEKDLRKQGIVLWLVGLNPGVLTMVQHSPLGDTLGRNRMFFNLDRAIAAWQAQRSSGNQEPSGGAVH; encoded by the coding sequence ATGGGACAAGATTCATCAAGACATTCGACCGGTGGTCTTCGTATTCCAGTGCTCGAGTGGATCCGCGACTACCAGAAGTCGTGGATGAAGCCGGATATCATCGCTGGTGTATCCGCCGCCGCGGTCGTCGTCCCCAAGGCCATGGCATATGCGACTGTCGCGGGGCTGCCCGTGCAAGTCGGACTGTATACCGCCTTCGTTCCGATGGTAATCTACGCGCTCCTGGGAACGTCGCGGCCCCTCAGCGTGAGCACCAGCGCAACCATCGCCATCCTCACTGCAGCGGCGCTTGCCCGCGTGGTCCCCGCAGGCGGGGCGGCAGACCTGTTGAGAGCCTGTGCAACGCTAGCGTTCCTGGTCGGGGCCATCCTCACGCTCGCCGGGCTCCTGCGATTGGGCTTTGTTGCCAACTTCATTTCGGACCCTGTATTGACGGGTTTCAAGGCTGGTCTCGCGGTTGTTATTGTGTTGGACCAGTTGCCGAAGCTACTCGGCATACACGTCCCAAAGGGGGCGTTCTTCCATAACGTCTTAGGAATCGTCATAGGTATTCCGCATGCGTCAATGGCAACAGTCGCCGTGGGACTGATGACGGCGATCGCTCTGGTGGCGATTGAGCGTTATTTTCCACGAGCCCCCGCGCCGCTGTTTGCGTTGGCGTGCGGGATCGGGAGCGTAAGCCTGCTCGGCCTGCAATTTCAAGGGGTCGAAGTTGTTGGCCATGTGCCGACAGGCTTCCCTGCTTTCACTATGCCGGACCTTTCTCTCGTGGCGTCACTCGGGCCCGCGGCCGCGGGCATTGCACTGATGAGCTTCACTGAAACGATCGCGTCGGGGCGAGCGTTCGTTGAGAGCGGGGAACCTGTGCCACTGGCCAATCGGGAGCTAGTGGCGATTGGACTTGCAAACATGTGCGGCGCGCTCCTGGGCTCCATGCCGGCGGGCGGAGGAACGACCCAGACGGCTGTGAACCGGCTCGTCGGCGCCCGCAGCCAGCTTTCCGAACTGGTCACGGCTACCGTCACGTTAGGCACAATGCTGCTGCTTGGTCCGCTCATTGGACTCATGCCGCAAGCTACGATGGCGGCGATAGTCATCGTGTATTCGTTCGGCCTGATCGCGCCGTCGGAATTTCGCGCGATTGTTGCCGTGCGACGCACAGAGTTCCTGTGGGCGCTGGTTGCGGTACTCGGCGTCGTGCTCTTCGGGACCCTCCCCGGGATACTGACCGCCATTGTCGTGTCGCTTCTCGCGCTTGCTTACCAGACGTCCGATCCGCCCGTATATGTCTTGCGCCGCAAGCCCGGCACAAACGTATTCCGCCCAGTGTCCGCGGAGCACCCGGAGGACGAGGCTTTTCCAGGTCTCCTGTTGTTGAGACCGGAAGGCCCAATATTTTTTGCCAACGCGCAGCGCGTAAGGCAGAAGATACGCACCCTGATCGAGGGATCACATCCTCAGATCGTCGCACTCCATTTGCGCGCCGTGTCCGATCTCGAATACACGGCGCTCAAAATGCTGACGGAAGCGGAAAAGGACCTGCGCAAGCAAGGTATCGTGCTCTGGCTTGTGGGTCTCAATCCGGGCGTACTTACGATGGTCCAGCATTCGCCGCTCGGCGACACGCTCGGGCGCAACCGGATGTTCTTCAATCTGGATCGCGCGATCGCGGCATGGCAGGCACAGCGATCATCCGGGAACCAGGAGCCCAGCGGGGGGGCGGTGCATTGA
- a CDS encoding MlaE family ABC transporter permease, whose product MNLSFDLRPGWNLERHESLAVLHLRGDWITCATGVRSAAEVHEIVKAVGACALRLETSNLGRWDSALIVFLMMLRESVRKGGTRPFEIDESDLPHAAQRLLALAAAGSGEVAGIAAVHRSLATQVGEAYFQAWANAVSIVALVGETALHCTAAFAHRVRTRGVDVLQLMREAGAGALAIVAIVNGLVGAILAFIGAVQFQRFGAGIYVANLVGIAVVREMAALATAIVMAGRTGGAYAAHLATMQGNEEIDALNAVGIPVFDFLVLPRVIALVSMMPLLYVYSCAVGLLSGFIVTLATLDITAVTYLQQLRGAVDGVQFAIGLAKSIAFGSFVALAGCHIGLKAGRSAAEVGRAATSAVVVGIVGVISLDAIFAVCTNALGI is encoded by the coding sequence GTGAACCTTTCCTTCGACCTTCGGCCTGGCTGGAATCTCGAAAGGCACGAGAGTCTGGCGGTGCTGCATCTGAGAGGCGACTGGATTACGTGCGCGACGGGTGTGCGCAGCGCCGCCGAAGTCCACGAGATCGTTAAAGCAGTTGGCGCTTGCGCACTCCGTCTGGAAACAAGCAACCTCGGTCGATGGGATAGCGCGCTTATCGTCTTTTTAATGATGCTCCGCGAATCGGTCAGAAAAGGAGGGACCCGCCCGTTCGAAATCGACGAGTCGGACCTTCCTCATGCAGCACAACGACTACTGGCTCTGGCAGCCGCGGGAAGTGGAGAAGTGGCTGGCATTGCCGCTGTGCATCGCTCATTGGCGACGCAAGTCGGGGAAGCCTATTTCCAGGCGTGGGCGAACGCGGTGTCGATCGTTGCGCTCGTGGGAGAAACCGCACTGCATTGCACCGCAGCTTTCGCCCATCGAGTGCGGACCCGCGGTGTCGACGTTCTTCAACTGATGCGCGAAGCTGGCGCTGGAGCACTTGCCATTGTGGCAATTGTCAACGGATTGGTCGGCGCAATTCTCGCATTCATTGGCGCGGTGCAGTTCCAGCGCTTCGGCGCAGGAATCTATGTCGCCAATCTCGTCGGCATTGCTGTTGTGCGAGAGATGGCGGCGTTGGCGACCGCCATTGTGATGGCAGGGCGGACCGGGGGCGCATACGCGGCGCACCTCGCCACCATGCAGGGAAACGAGGAAATCGATGCACTAAACGCGGTTGGAATTCCGGTCTTTGACTTCCTCGTACTGCCACGGGTTATCGCGCTTGTCTCAATGATGCCTTTGCTCTACGTGTACAGTTGTGCGGTAGGCCTTTTGAGCGGCTTCATTGTCACCCTTGCGACCCTCGATATCACCGCGGTGACATACCTGCAACAACTGCGCGGAGCTGTTGACGGGGTCCAGTTTGCGATTGGCTTGGCCAAGAGCATCGCTTTCGGCTCGTTCGTTGCCCTAGCGGGATGTCATATCGGGTTGAAGGCTGGACGTAGCGCGGCGGAGGTCGGTCGCGCGGCGACCTCAGCGGTTGTGGTGGGCATCGTCGGGGTCATTTCGCTCGATGCCATATTTGCCGTCTGCACGAACGCGCTGGGAATATAG
- a CDS encoding amino acid permease encodes MARPATTTAPATNLAPEAKPALPSRKADKRKLGLLLLSGIVVGSMIGGGAFNLPQNMAAGAGLGAIALAWGITLVGMFFLSNCFRTLADQRPELKSGIYSYAREGFGRFAGFEMAWGYWLSSAFGNVAFAVLIMQTLGFFFPVLDGKNWQSIAGGSLLIWTTHFMVLSGVKRTAMVNTIASVVNIITLSFGIAIVALVFQKHASLRTGILGTSYASWLLYAADPKFLLMSTILFVIGIPVFWYARREKDAGAPTFTPLERTAAGSLCVVAVTAVVLFATKTVAIG; translated from the coding sequence ATGGCCCGACCCGCAACTACCACGGCCCCGGCAACCAACCTGGCACCAGAGGCAAAACCTGCGTTGCCTTCACGTAAGGCGGATAAGCGCAAGCTGGGATTGCTGCTTCTTAGCGGCATCGTCGTTGGCTCAATGATTGGCGGCGGCGCGTTCAATTTGCCGCAGAACATGGCCGCAGGCGCAGGTCTGGGCGCCATTGCACTCGCATGGGGTATTACGCTGGTAGGCATGTTCTTCCTGTCCAATTGCTTTCGGACGTTGGCGGACCAGCGCCCGGAACTGAAGTCCGGTATCTATTCATACGCACGTGAGGGCTTCGGCAGATTTGCTGGCTTTGAGATGGCGTGGGGCTACTGGTTAAGTTCGGCCTTCGGCAACGTCGCCTTTGCCGTCCTCATCATGCAGACACTGGGATTCTTCTTTCCCGTGCTCGACGGAAAGAACTGGCAATCGATAGCCGGCGGGTCGCTGCTGATCTGGACCACGCATTTCATGGTGCTTTCCGGCGTCAAGCGCACCGCAATGGTCAACACGATCGCGAGCGTGGTCAATATCATTACACTCTCTTTCGGTATCGCCATTGTTGCACTCGTCTTTCAGAAGCACGCCTCGCTGCGGACGGGAATCCTTGGCACGTCTTACGCTTCATGGCTCCTTTATGCTGCTGATCCGAAATTCCTCCTCATGTCGACCATCTTGTTCGTCATCGGGATACCTGTCTTCTGGTACGCGCGGCGCGAGAAGGATGCCGGCGCCCCCACCTTCACTCCTCTGGAGAGGACAGCCGCTGGCAGTCTGTGCGTCGTGGCAGTCACTGCGGTCGTGCTATTCGCAACGAAGACGGTGGCGATTGGCTAA